A stretch of Sphingorhabdus sp. YGSMI21 DNA encodes these proteins:
- the eda gene encoding bifunctional 4-hydroxy-2-oxoglutarate aldolase/2-dehydro-3-deoxy-phosphogluconate aldolase, whose amino-acid sequence MTGQIRPIEQLMRRARVIPVLVIDDLARAKRLAEALVSSGYPVLEVTLRTACALEAIAEMKQVAGAIVGAGTVTNPDALAAAIDAGAEFIVSPGLTDRLGQAAIAADIPFLPGVATAGDIMRGLDLGLNHFKFFPAEAAGGIAALKALSGPFGQCLFCPTGGISEATAPQWLAMDNVLCVGGSWLVPSL is encoded by the coding sequence ATGACCGGGCAGATCAGACCGATCGAGCAGCTGATGCGTCGGGCCAGGGTCATTCCGGTGCTGGTCATCGACGATCTTGCCCGCGCGAAGCGGTTGGCCGAAGCGCTGGTCAGCAGCGGCTATCCGGTGCTCGAAGTGACATTGCGGACGGCCTGTGCGCTGGAAGCCATTGCGGAAATGAAACAGGTTGCGGGTGCAATCGTCGGCGCCGGCACTGTCACCAATCCTGACGCGCTTGCTGCAGCCATCGACGCAGGCGCCGAATTCATCGTCTCGCCCGGATTGACCGACCGGCTGGGCCAGGCCGCGATTGCCGCCGATATCCCTTTTCTCCCCGGCGTCGCCACTGCGGGTGACATCATGCGCGGGCTGGATCTCGGTCTGAACCATTTCAAATTTTTCCCGGCCGAGGCAGCGGGCGGCATAGCCGCACTCAAGGCGCTGAGCGGACCGTTCGGACAATGTCTGTTCTGCCCGACCGGCGGGATCAGCGAAGCCACCGCGCCCCAATGGCTGGCGATGGACAATGTCCTGTGCGTCGGTGGCAGCTGGCTGGTCCCGTCGCTTTAG
- the glk gene encoding glucokinase gives MAEIVVADIGGTHARFAIADVENGAIASLSEPITLATADHPSFQIAWEVFGEQLDRPLPRAAAIAVAAPINDELINLTNNPWIIRPPQICEKLAVDRYTLVNDFAAVAHAVALVGSDRFMHIAGPDIALPQSGVISVIGPGTGLGVAALVCTDGKHQVLATEAGHCDFSPRDAVEDRILQTLRAVHGRVSVERIVSGPGLRAIFEVLSDMENRPMPAGDDKLLWKLALEGHDSIAIAALDRFFLALGSVAGDIALAHGAGAVVLAGGLGLRLTDHVAASGFADRFTSKGRYRGLMESLPVKLITHPEPGLLGAAAAFIQEHGA, from the coding sequence ATGGCCGAGATTGTCGTAGCCGATATCGGCGGCACCCATGCCCGCTTTGCCATCGCGGACGTAGAGAATGGCGCTATCGCATCGCTCTCGGAACCGATAACGCTGGCGACCGCCGACCATCCGAGTTTCCAGATTGCATGGGAAGTCTTTGGCGAGCAGTTGGACCGACCGCTACCCCGCGCCGCGGCCATTGCCGTTGCCGCTCCGATCAACGACGAGCTGATCAATCTCACCAACAATCCGTGGATCATCAGACCGCCACAAATCTGCGAGAAACTGGCGGTAGACCGCTATACTCTGGTCAATGATTTCGCGGCGGTCGCCCATGCCGTTGCTCTGGTCGGCAGCGACCGGTTCATGCATATTGCCGGGCCGGACATAGCGCTGCCGCAATCCGGGGTGATCAGCGTGATAGGCCCGGGCACCGGTCTGGGCGTGGCGGCGCTGGTCTGCACGGACGGCAAGCACCAGGTCCTGGCGACAGAAGCGGGCCATTGCGATTTTTCTCCGCGCGATGCCGTCGAAGACCGCATCTTGCAAACGCTGCGCGCCGTGCATGGCCGGGTGTCGGTCGAGCGCATCGTATCGGGACCTGGCCTGCGCGCCATATTCGAAGTGCTGTCGGACATGGAAAACCGGCCGATGCCCGCCGGCGACGACAAGCTGCTGTGGAAACTGGCATTGGAAGGTCACGACAGCATCGCCATCGCTGCGCTCGACCGTTTCTTTCTGGCACTGGGATCGGTGGCCGGGGACATCGCGCTGGCCCATGGCGCCGGTGCGGTCGTACTGGCCGGTGGCCTGGGCCTCAGACTGACCGATCATGTCGCCGCGTCCGGTTTTGCCGACCGTTTCACGTCCAAGGGCCGTTACCGCGGGTTGATGGAAAGCCTGCCGGTCAAGCTGATCACCCATCCCGAACCTGGCCTGCTCGGTGCGGCTGCGGCCTTCATCCAGGAACATGGCGCATGA
- a CDS encoding YetF domain-containing protein, which produces MMLNEWTTTGWEQIALIALSAAAMYVTVILLTRLAGVRSFSKMSGFDFAVTVAIGSVLGSVILSKNPPITHGIAALVFLFGLQIGMAILRSRFPRLQLLADNKPRLIMIGGEIQHDQLRKAKMTEDDLWGKLREANAINFSQVLVVIAETTGDVSVLHAKDKNEEIQPELLKGVIAGDRYRAARPR; this is translated from the coding sequence ATGATGCTGAATGAATGGACGACCACGGGGTGGGAGCAGATCGCATTGATCGCGCTCTCCGCCGCCGCGATGTATGTGACTGTAATTCTGCTGACCCGGCTGGCCGGAGTCCGCAGCTTTTCCAAGATGAGCGGCTTTGACTTTGCCGTAACCGTAGCGATCGGGTCGGTCCTGGGATCCGTCATCCTGTCCAAAAACCCGCCGATTACCCACGGTATCGCGGCGCTTGTTTTCTTGTTCGGACTACAGATCGGCATGGCGATTTTGCGAAGCCGCTTCCCCCGCCTGCAACTTCTGGCTGACAACAAGCCGCGGCTCATCATGATCGGCGGAGAAATCCAGCATGACCAGCTCCGGAAAGCCAAGATGACCGAGGATGATCTCTGGGGAAAGCTGCGCGAGGCAAATGCTATCAATTTTTCGCAGGTACTGGTGGTGATCGCCGAGACCACCGGCGATGTGTCGGTCCTGCATGCCAAAGACAAGAATGAGGAAATTCAGCCGGAACTGTTGAAGGGCGTGATTGCCGGTGACCGCTATCGTGCCGCCCGGCCACGCTAG
- a CDS encoding acyl-CoA dehydrogenase family protein codes for MKLGHDTALQAFREKIRSYFQHDYPQDILAKVASGASLTTAEVRRAEMALGERGWLASAWPEEYGGPGWSIEEQYIFDEELERAGAPTVTPMGVVYVGPVIYTFGSDEQKARWLGGIGDGSVGWAQGYSEPEAGSDLASLQFSAVRDGDEYILNGTKIWTSAAQHADWIFLLTRTAREAKKQMGITFICCKLDQPGVTVKPIITIDGKYYLSQCDFVDVRVPVGNRIGEEGKGWSYSQYLLGNERTSYARIGGKRKQLADVRAIASQIPTGGNQRLIDDGFFASRLCEAETRLDALEITVLRVLTAVRDGGTPGNEASILKIMATDLAQDITTLFLEAAAEHGNRKFADSVSPEWTGNAAFAAPGVANYFGTRAQSIYGGTNEIQRNIIAKRVLGL; via the coding sequence ATGAAACTGGGTCACGACACCGCATTGCAGGCCTTTCGCGAGAAGATACGATCCTATTTCCAGCATGACTATCCGCAGGATATCCTGGCAAAAGTTGCTTCGGGTGCAAGCCTGACCACCGCCGAGGTCCGCCGCGCCGAGATGGCGCTGGGCGAGCGGGGCTGGCTGGCGAGCGCTTGGCCGGAGGAATATGGTGGTCCGGGCTGGTCGATCGAGGAACAATATATTTTCGACGAGGAGCTGGAGCGGGCCGGAGCGCCGACGGTGACGCCTATGGGTGTCGTCTATGTCGGTCCGGTGATCTACACATTTGGCAGCGACGAGCAGAAAGCCCGCTGGCTGGGCGGGATTGGTGACGGGTCGGTCGGCTGGGCGCAAGGTTATAGCGAACCCGAAGCGGGCTCCGATCTGGCCTCCCTGCAATTTTCCGCGGTCCGGGACGGTGACGAATATATTCTTAACGGCACGAAAATCTGGACCTCGGCGGCCCAGCATGCGGACTGGATCTTCCTGCTGACCCGCACCGCGCGCGAAGCGAAGAAACAGATGGGCATCACCTTCATCTGCTGCAAGCTCGACCAGCCCGGCGTGACGGTGAAGCCGATCATCACCATCGACGGTAAATATTATCTCAGCCAGTGCGATTTTGTCGATGTCCGGGTTCCCGTCGGCAACCGGATCGGCGAGGAGGGCAAGGGCTGGTCCTATTCGCAATATCTGCTGGGCAACGAGCGCACCTCCTACGCGCGAATCGGTGGCAAGCGGAAGCAACTGGCCGATGTCCGTGCGATCGCGTCGCAAATTCCGACCGGCGGCAACCAGCGGCTGATCGATGACGGCTTTTTTGCGAGCCGCCTGTGCGAAGCGGAAACGCGGCTCGACGCGCTGGAAATCACCGTGCTCCGGGTGCTGACTGCGGTCCGTGATGGCGGGACGCCGGGCAACGAGGCCTCGATCCTCAAGATCATGGCGACCGATCTGGCGCAGGACATCACGACCCTGTTTCTGGAAGCCGCGGCCGAGCACGGCAACCGCAAATTTGCCGACAGTGTCAGTCCGGAATGGACCGGGAATGCCGCCTTCGCCGCGCCCGGCGTGGCCAATTATTTCGGCACCCGCGCGCAGAGCATCTATGGTGGCACGAATGAAATCCAGCGAAACATCATCGCCAAAAGGGTCCTGGGGCTCTAG
- a CDS encoding hemerythrin domain-containing protein — protein sequence MTDIFTRLKQDHDRHREMLERVADTSGDTKERRQSFEQLRIDVSAHANAEEQSLYAEMLARPDLQDKGRHSVAEHKEADDYFEDLVDMDFSSTGWLARFKTLKERLEHHMDEEENEIFAAAKEDLSEERAEELARIFDERKPEEKQEVA from the coding sequence ATGACCGACATTTTTACCCGCCTCAAACAGGATCATGATCGTCACCGCGAAATGCTTGAACGCGTAGCCGACACCAGCGGCGATACGAAGGAGCGACGTCAGTCCTTCGAGCAGCTGCGGATTGATGTGTCCGCGCATGCCAACGCCGAGGAACAGTCTCTCTACGCCGAAATGCTCGCCCGGCCCGACTTGCAGGACAAGGGCCGCCATTCGGTTGCGGAACACAAGGAAGCCGACGACTATTTCGAGGATCTGGTCGATATGGATTTCAGCAGCACCGGATGGCTCGCCCGGTTCAAGACGCTCAAGGAGCGGCTCGAGCACCATATGGACGAGGAAGAGAATGAAATTTTCGCCGCCGCCAAGGAAGACCTGAGCGAAGAGCGTGCGGAAGAGTTGGCCAGGATTTTTGACGAGCGCAAACCTGAAGAGAAGCAGGAAGTCGCCTGA
- a CDS encoding NRDE family protein → MPGQYIRKEARLCYCRPMCIISLAWQAHPHWKLVAIGNRDEMHGRPAKPLARWENHDHLLAGKDVQAGGTWLGISEQGRFAVVTNLSGYGAPDAGRASRGDLLRDFLAGEGVYADLDAVHFSDFNPFNLITIEAGKALIHSNRPDSVSRGLEPGIHGLSNGSLDSPWAKAGHLNAALQGWLQSASTEPATLLDLLTDRSTYPLAQDATGPRPAQLEPASSGIFIENPVYGTRCSTIVAIDHAGNGSMLERRFDAAARTTGEDRLSFSWPG, encoded by the coding sequence TTGCCGGGACAATATATTCGCAAAGAAGCGCGGCTTTGCTATTGCCGCCCGATGTGCATCATTTCCCTAGCGTGGCAGGCCCATCCCCACTGGAAACTTGTCGCGATCGGCAACCGGGACGAGATGCACGGTCGCCCCGCAAAACCGCTGGCCCGGTGGGAAAACCACGACCATTTGCTGGCGGGGAAAGACGTGCAGGCCGGCGGGACCTGGCTCGGCATCTCCGAACAGGGTCGTTTTGCCGTGGTCACCAATCTCAGCGGCTATGGCGCGCCCGACGCCGGACGCGCGTCGCGCGGTGACCTGCTCAGGGACTTTCTGGCTGGCGAGGGTGTTTATGCCGATCTCGATGCGGTGCATTTTTCGGACTTCAACCCGTTCAACCTGATCACCATCGAGGCTGGCAAGGCCCTGATCCATTCCAACCGGCCGGACAGTGTCAGCCGCGGGCTCGAGCCGGGTATCCATGGACTCTCCAACGGTTCGCTGGACAGTCCCTGGGCGAAGGCCGGGCATCTCAATGCGGCCCTGCAGGGCTGGTTGCAGAGCGCGTCGACGGAGCCGGCCACGCTGCTTGACCTGCTGACCGACCGATCAACATATCCGCTGGCGCAAGACGCAACAGGCCCGAGGCCGGCGCAGCTGGAACCGGCCAGTTCCGGGATATTCATTGAAAATCCGGTCTACGGAACGCGCTGCAGCACGATTGTCGCGATTGACCATGCGGGCAACGGATCCATGCTGGAGCGCCGCTTCGATGCCGCCGCCCGAACCACCGGGGAAGACCGCCTGTCCTTTTCCTGGCCGGGCTGA
- the pal gene encoding peptidoglycan-associated lipoprotein Pal, producing the protein MSHSRVSVKLISMPLLVAALALSGCSKKAPEGLPPAPGDNMDYNSAPGGPIKGSQEDFLANVASDRIFFETDRSDVDSEDQQILRSQAAWLIANPSVRIRVEGHCDERGTREYNLALGERRANAAKNYLSTLGVALSRISVVSYGKERPDALGSDETAWQKNRRAVTVTVR; encoded by the coding sequence ATGTCCCACTCCCGCGTTTCCGTAAAATTGATCTCGATGCCGCTGCTGGTTGCGGCTCTGGCCCTGTCGGGCTGCAGCAAGAAGGCCCCGGAAGGCCTGCCCCCTGCACCGGGCGACAATATGGACTATAACAGCGCGCCCGGCGGCCCGATCAAGGGCAGCCAGGAAGATTTCCTGGCCAATGTGGCCTCGGACCGGATCTTCTTTGAAACCGACCGCAGCGATGTCGACAGCGAGGACCAGCAGATATTGCGCAGCCAGGCGGCCTGGCTGATCGCCAACCCCAGCGTCCGTATCCGTGTGGAAGGCCATTGTGACGAGCGCGGCACCCGCGAGTATAACCTCGCGCTCGGAGAACGCCGCGCCAATGCCGCGAAAAATTATCTCTCGACGCTTGGCGTCGCGCTCTCGAGAATATCGGTAGTCAGCTACGGCAAGGAACGGCCGGACGCTCTGGGATCCGATGAAACGGCATGGCAGAAGAATCGCCGGGCCGTTACGGTCACCGTTCGCTAG
- a CDS encoding ATP-binding protein, protein MQNMIPRIFNRLSSDSSRSYVSLFVGLAVFVAGTLATYVAQSADRPVSAALIYVSAVTIIGAVNGLRGGLLAGIGASFFYNFFFSEPLLDFGVTTSDEYIPLVAFNLSALLSGALAGRINDRARAAEIAQQKINLLLAISNQLQTAVHLEDIDRAIVQTGIFDSSGEFEIYAISDEEWIAVEGKAQWLAEARQAVGQGEWGLLQDQKTAYLLSSSRRRVGLLICSRDAQKSKRLSKIDFDAVLNLLSMAIDRFVLLHQKSEAEAMRRSEEFKTALLSSISHDMRTPLAAISASASSLASYGDTLPEASRKEMLTIIQDQCERLNRYTTNLLNLGRLQAGISPDQLESLDLMEMLGSAVNTVKMHHSGREVIKSLPFDACTVRANPVMLEQLFYNILENAIQYSPDAAPVLVTGHKQAGQVEIAIADQGCGIPASELNRVFDRFYRSAENIRKEGHGLGLSIAAGFARAFGGDISAHSPLEMGKGTKIIVRLPASASPIESNGQ, encoded by the coding sequence ATGCAGAACATGATCCCGCGAATATTCAATCGCCTGTCGTCGGACAGCTCGCGCAGCTATGTCTCGCTGTTCGTCGGACTGGCGGTCTTTGTCGCCGGGACCCTGGCCACCTATGTCGCGCAAAGCGCCGACCGGCCGGTCAGCGCCGCGCTGATCTACGTGTCCGCCGTGACCATCATCGGTGCGGTAAACGGCCTGCGCGGCGGCCTGCTGGCCGGTATCGGCGCCTCTTTCTTCTACAATTTCTTCTTCAGCGAACCCCTGCTCGATTTCGGTGTCACCACCTCCGACGAATATATCCCGCTGGTCGCTTTCAATCTGAGCGCGCTGCTGTCCGGGGCGCTGGCCGGCCGGATCAACGACCGGGCCCGCGCCGCCGAAATTGCCCAGCAGAAAATCAATCTGCTGCTCGCCATCAGCAACCAGTTGCAGACCGCCGTGCATCTGGAGGATATCGACCGCGCCATCGTCCAGACCGGCATATTCGATTCATCGGGGGAATTTGAAATATACGCGATCAGCGACGAGGAGTGGATCGCGGTCGAGGGCAAGGCGCAATGGCTGGCAGAGGCCCGGCAAGCGGTCGGGCAAGGCGAATGGGGCCTGTTGCAGGACCAGAAAACCGCCTATCTTCTGTCCTCCTCGCGGCGCCGCGTGGGTCTGCTGATCTGCAGCCGGGATGCGCAGAAATCCAAGCGGCTGAGCAAGATCGACTTTGATGCGGTGCTGAATTTGCTGAGCATGGCGATCGACCGCTTTGTCCTGCTCCACCAGAAATCCGAAGCGGAGGCCATGCGCCGGTCGGAGGAATTCAAGACCGCGCTGCTTTCCTCCATATCCCACGACATGCGCACGCCGCTGGCGGCGATCTCGGCATCCGCGTCGAGCCTTGCCTCCTATGGCGATACGCTGCCGGAGGCCTCGCGCAAGGAAATGCTGACGATCATTCAGGACCAGTGCGAACGGCTGAACCGCTATACCACCAACCTGCTCAATCTGGGCCGGCTGCAGGCGGGCATATCGCCCGACCAGCTGGAGAGCCTGGACCTGATGGAGATGCTGGGCTCGGCGGTCAACACGGTGAAAATGCACCATAGCGGGCGGGAGGTCATAAAGAGCCTGCCGTTCGACGCGTGTACGGTGCGCGCCAATCCGGTCATGCTGGAGCAGCTGTTCTACAATATTCTGGAAAATGCGATCCAATATAGTCCGGACGCAGCGCCGGTACTGGTGACCGGACACAAGCAGGCCGGGCAGGTCGAGATCGCCATAGCGGATCAGGGCTGCGGCATTCCCGCCTCCGAACTGAACCGGGTTTTCGACCGCTTCTACCGTTCGGCGGAAAATATCCGCAAGGAAGGCCACGGTCTCGGCCTGTCGATTGCCGCGGGCTTTGCCCGGGCATTCGGTGGCGATATCTCCGCTCACAGTCCGCTGGAAATGGGCAAGGGAACAAAGATCATCGTCAGGCTTCCGGCATCCGCCTCCCCCATAGAAAGCAATGGCCAATGA
- a CDS encoding response regulator transcription factor: MNVKILLVDDETALIRSLQPVLIAQGYGVDSAGTAAEALKKAKETVFDIILLDLGLPDADGKEIIAKLLDLNALSILILSARHQEAEKVAALDQGADDFINKPFNIEELLARIRAAVRRKKNEAVKSQEFESRHLRIDFLKRKVFLMGDEIKFSPKEFDLLETLARHAGQVVTHRQLLLAGWNDPTIDTQYLRSYMALIRQKLEYDSSQPEYLLTEPGVGYRLDIDFEH; this comes from the coding sequence ATGAACGTGAAAATATTGCTGGTTGACGACGAGACCGCGCTCATCCGCTCGCTGCAACCGGTGCTGATCGCGCAGGGCTATGGCGTCGATTCCGCCGGGACAGCGGCCGAAGCGCTGAAAAAGGCGAAAGAGACCGTATTCGACATCATCCTGCTCGACCTCGGATTGCCCGATGCCGACGGCAAGGAGATCATCGCCAAACTGCTCGACCTCAACGCCCTGTCGATTCTGATCCTGTCCGCCCGCCACCAGGAGGCAGAGAAAGTCGCCGCGCTGGATCAGGGGGCCGATGATTTCATCAACAAGCCGTTTAATATCGAAGAGTTGTTGGCGCGAATCCGGGCGGCCGTACGGCGGAAGAAGAACGAAGCGGTCAAAAGCCAGGAGTTTGAATCGCGGCACCTGCGGATCGACTTTCTCAAACGGAAGGTCTTCCTGATGGGCGACGAAATCAAATTCTCGCCCAAGGAGTTCGATCTGCTGGAAACGCTGGCACGACACGCCGGTCAGGTGGTGACCCATCGCCAGCTGCTGCTGGCCGGGTGGAATGATCCGACGATCGATACCCAGTATCTGCGCTCCTATATGGCGCTGATCCGCCAGAAGCTGGAATATGATTCATCGCAGCCGGAATATCTGCTGACCGAACCGGGCGTTGGCTATCGACTGGATATTGATTTCGAACATTGA